The sequence ctgcctcctgcatgccccctacccgggcatgtgcccttggccagaatcaaacctgggaccctttagtctgcaggccaacatctgtccactgtgccaaaccggctggggcagaAGACCCATCTTTGCTATCACCTCAGGTTTTCTCCATGTTACTCCTCCTACCTTGAGAAGATCCCTTGAGATAAAGAATTCCACTACTCTAGGGCTTGAAGTGTGTAGATTTAACTCaagcttctttttttgttttgttttgttaatcctcaccagaggatattttttcccattggtttttagggagagtggaaagggggaggggagacagagagagaacactggtgtgacacatcaattggttgtctcccacacacgccccagcTGGAATTGAGGCTGTAAACAaggaagtacgtgcccttgaccagaattgaacccgcgaCCCACCAATCCGCAGACAGAAACTCccacccctgagccaaaccggctagggctaacccAAGCTTCTTCATACCCTTTAACATCCCACCACAGCTCCTCCTCtcaataatttcttttataatttaccCAATCCCAAGACTAATTTCAGACAAATTCCTCAGTAtgcttttgttatatttatagtAATGTCTTCAGCGTTTTACCATCTCTCTTTTTGGTCTTTTAAATGTGGTGTTTGGTTAAAGTAAATAACTGTGCTGCCCTTGAGAGGTTTCCTTTGGTCCAAgacagtggccggcaaactcattagtcaacagagccaaatatcaacaggacaacgattgaaatttcttttgagagccaagttttttaaacttaaacttcttctaacaccacttcttccaaatagactcgcccaggccatggtattttgtggaagagccacactcaaggggccaaagagccgcatgtggctcgcgagccgcagtttgccaaccacgggtccaAGACAAGTAACTCAGGCTGTGCCCAGAGCCCCTGCCCCTGGAAAGCAGCCACCCAGCTCAACTGTGTCACCTCATACTTCCGTCCCTCCTCTTTGAACAGCTCCGTGCAGTCTGCTCACGTGTAAGAAAACTCGGGGTTCCCCCCCTGCGGCGGTAATGTCACCCGAGCGCGCCTGCTCCCGCGGCTCTCTGCTCAGGAGGCTGCCAGCCGCCAGCTTACGGGCTGGCTCTAGCCCAGAGATCGTTTTATTTGGACTTCactgtctttccttttttatttgagccaacatttaaaaatcaaaaagttTCTCATGAAATCCTGGATTTCTGGCTTGAACACTGGAAGTTCTGGCAATGCTGTGCCTGCTGTTTCCAAGTAGCACTCAGCCACAGCGGAGCGCCGGCCTGCGTCTTCCTAGAGGGAGCTTGGGAGGACGAAGCTggccctgttctctctctctctctctctctctctctctctctctctctctctctctccactactctgctgtaaaaaaggaagaaaattttaccttttgcaacagcatacatgaaaaacattaatgtaggtgaaataagtcagtcagagaaagacaaataccatatgatctcacttgtatgtggaatttaatgaacaagctgaactaccaagcaaaatagagacagactcatagacagagagcaggcagacagcctggggtgggggtgtcgggggtgagggttagggttagggttagggttaggagtgcTGGGGAGTAGAAATATTGagcaaaagtgaaaaaaaaaagagagaaggtgaTTGTGGAATGAGAGGAGGGTaggtggaagtggaagagggcatagaaggaataaatggtgataaatttttttttaattaaaaagaatttaaaaagccaataaaatcctatctaataaaacagtaatatgcaaatcatcactccgctacactcacaagccacgcccaccagccacacccaccagccaatcagaaagcgaatatgcaaatacacccaaccaagatggctgcagcctcggagagaGGCCATGGTTGGAACTGGGCGATTGGAGgcgaagatcagaggggaagatcagagccagctggggtcccccacaggtgatcggagccagctgggggtccctgcccagagcccaagcctctgccagaggcttgcagccttggctgggggtggagcctggcgatcggagccagctggggtcccctgcaggcgatcggagccagctgggggtccctgcccagggcccaagcctcagccagaggcttgcagccttggctgggggtggagcctggcgatcagagccagctggggtccctgcccagagcccaagtcttggccagaggcttgcagccttggctgtgggtggagccgggcgatagagccagctggggtcccctgaagGCAATCGGAGCCAGccgggggtcccctgccaagggctgaaGGCTTTAGGCCTTAGCAGGGGTGAGCtggagatcacaggagataggtgtgaactacagaggaaataccttttctgaccgctcattggctaagctccctgtatgccactggtaatattcttagtaacttgggtataagaatccaaaaaggtgatctagggcttttccaccacacttctgggggaaaaaacgaaggtccgctgctggagggctaagaaatgtcataacctgccctacacggtttggctcagtggataatgcctaggtttgccaaccgcagagtccaggttagattctgatcaagggcatgtacctaagttgcaggctcctccctggctggggcccaggtcagggctcatgcaggaggcaaccaatctaagtgttcctctcactttaatgtttctctctgtctttccctttctcttccacattctctaaaagtcaatggaaacatatactcaggtgaggataaaaaaaaaagaaagaaagaaagaaatgtcatatcctatgaaagacacatcttgaaaatgcctaaagaaagttgtcattttttcttggtgaagggactggagtccgtgttgatgaaaacaccttggtggctgcagtgacttgcagtggctccagcagcagggtgatggggctggtgcgttcccctgaccagcccggttgtcTCTCATaaaaggaggccagactgcggcttaggcccgctccttaggggtagcgggcctaagccatcagtaggacatcccctgagggctcccagtatgtaagagggggcaggctgggctaaggagaccccccccccccagtgcacgaatttcgtgcaatgggcccctagtaaatcaataaaaccatatccttgggtgaggattgaaaaaaaggaagaaacaaagaggGCCGTAGGCTTTGCCCTCTGAGGTATGTTATCTGCCTAGGGAGGCAGGGCATAAACCTCTGACGAAGCGGTACGTCTGTGcgtgggctgcaggaggttgctGGATGGTGAGGGAAGGCTATGCCGCATCGGGGTCAGGAGCTCTGAGACAAGGGAAATGGTAATGGGTGATGTTTATTGAAGGCTCACTGTGCGCCAAGCGCTTCTCTAACGATTGGACATTAACTTACTCACACAGGATGCTGTGAGCAGGTCATACTGTCCTCAggttgcagatggggaaactgagtcctcAAGCAGCAGAGCCATCACTGGGAATGCAGAAAGCTGAGGTGTGAGCATGGCTGTGTGGTGCTGGCGGCTCCTTCGCCCGCTCTTGGTCTTGTTTCACTCCTCTGTAATATCCTCAGCTTCCTGCTCCAAGAGGAAGATCGGGTTGGTTGTTGGggggtggtgggcggggcagTGAATGTATAAGAGCTTGTAATTGAAAGGCATGAAGAGGCCAGGGTTTCCACAGGGAAGCTAGGAATCTGAATCATCCAATTGGTGGAGTCTGGTTAGGCCACATTAACTGGTACATCTCTTCTCAGCCCGGCAGTGAGCTGGCAATCGGGGAATCCCGATTCTCATTTAGGAAGTctgggctgggccctgaggcCCTGTATTATCAGAATTCTCCACGTGATGTGGGGAAAGGGCCATGGGCAAGAATAGGGATCACTTTACTTTCCATTTGTGCCTGTTTGTACCTCaagcccgggggtggggtgggggaaccgGGTGCAGAACTTCAGTAGGCATGCATCGACGTCACAGATCTTCAATGAGCACCTACCATGGCCGTCTCTGTACCAGGAATGGGTCTCTGGCCTGAATATCATCTACTAGTGCCCCCAATTCCACCGTAAACCACCGCAGAACTCCTCACATGTGTGACACTGTAATCGCATGGAAGCAGCGGAGGGCTCGGTGGACATGTTCCTGTGGATAATGGCTGCTTTGCTTTGCTCTGTGGactcagggtggggtgggaggggagtgcTGGAAACCGCCCTAGTAGCTCATGAAAGATGACTGCTAAACTTCTGGGAAGTTTGAGAGTAAAAcacaaatattattaataaaattatataaacccATAATTTAAGGAATTATATTTAGAAtactaaaaatgatttatttcctaattattttactattatttcttcTCTTAAGATTATACATGCCTATTCTATCTATATGATGGGAATAACATATAATGGTGTGTTATTGCACATCCTCCCAATTCCATGTCCCGGAATGTTGCATAAGTAGCTTGAAACTCACTATGGGGTTGTGTTTGCACCACGTAAATTGGCACACATCATAAATCAGGGCTTTGTTTCCTGGGTGAGCCAGTTGTGAAACATTTGCTGGGGAAATCTTAATTAATCTAAGTTACATGTCGCAGCTCGCTTTCCCTCTGATTAGGCATGTGAAccaattctggccaatgagacaCGAAAGCTGCTTTTTGAGGGaatgttttggaaatattttcttgctTAAAATGAATGAGACCCAGGGTAGAAATGGGCTCTTTCTGTTTCTGGCCACGCGATGTCCGGATGTGACATACCTAGACTTTCAGTAGTTATCGTCTAACAATGCCAAGGCAGGATTAACAGGTACTgttattaatttgtttatttatttggacCTTATATTCAGAGAAAACAATGAGCTGtatttttgatattttctctTCTAGAGGGGACCCTGATAGATGCGACATCTGGGGAAATACTCCTCTACATTACGCAGCCTCCAATGGTCATGCCCACTGCGTCTCGTTCCTGATCAACTTTGGTGCCAACATCTTTGCCTTGGACAACGACTTTCAGTCTCCACTGGATGCCGCTGCCGGCAGAGAGCAGAATGAGTGTGTTGCTCTCCTGGATACGGCAGCCACTGCCCAGAACATCATGAACCCCAAGAAGGTCGCCCGGCTGAAGGAGCAGGCTCAGAAGAATGCCAGGCGGCAGGTCAGAGAGTGCGAGAGGCTGCAGCAGAAGCACCAGAACAAGATGGCCCGCACCTACACAAAGCAGGAAGCGGGCACGCTCTCTAGGTCTTCCCTTCCCGATGCTTCTGCTCCCGGCATGTTTGGGTCACTGTCTAAAGGCATTAAAGGCACCTTCAAGATCCAGTTCAGGAAGAACAAAGGTGCGgcggagcagggagggcaggggtgcccAAACGGGCAGAGGAATGTGATGCAAGTGTTCAgcgaggaggaggaagacacaTTCTCAGGGGAGTCCAGAGAGAAGCTCTCAGCAGAGGACAGCTGTGCCCAACACGAATCCATTCTCAGCCGTCCAGGTCTAggcaatattgtttttaaaaggaacagAATGGTGAGTCCTGAAGACATGTCAGACGACAAGAGAGAGTTGGGGTTTAAAGTGTCCAGTGAACTGTTTCAGCGACAAGGAGCAGCACAGCCTGAGGAAGCAGAGGCTGGCGAAGAGGGAGATGAAAACAGCTGGGAGGATGCCTTGCCTTGGGATGAGGATGTGGTGGAGTGGGAGGAAGACGTGGTGGATGCTACGCCCCTGGAAGTGTTCTTGCAGTCCCACCACCTGGAACAGTTCCTTCCGTTTTTCATGAGAGAGCAGATTGACCTAGAAGCTCTGTTGCTTTGCTCTGACGAGGACCTTCAGAGCATACAAATGCAGCTGGGTCCCAGGAAGAAAGTTCTGAATGCTATAAACAGAAGGAAGCAAGTGCTCCAGCAGCCTGGCCCACTGGTGGACACCAGCCTGTGATGGCgagctgggccagcagggggagccgcAGCGGGGCAGGGCAGTGCCCACTGGGTGCACCCCAGGCAGGACCTGCTCTCCACTGAACGCCACAGCTGGGATGGTGCTGGGGTTTTGGGGATGCCCACCTAAAAGTTTGAGGGCCAAACTGTACTCTGAGAAAGTCTCTATACCTATACAAATAAACCAGCAGGGAGAAACTCAAGGAGACCTGGGAATAAAAAATGACGTTtctcttcagttttatttttaatatttatgaatatgGAAAGGGTTAAATGGATGGCAGAGAAAAAGACTTTACTTTTCCAACTCTAGATTTAAGATTTCAACTCTCATCACACTGCTTTTTACTTTCTGATTCTCGTGGCCTGGGGATTCTAACTCCAGTTCTGTCCTTAGCTCTAGACTTTGTTTACTGGTGGAGATCAAAGTTCCTTCATTGGTGTGAGATCTGACACCCAACTGAAATGTGTCTAAACCTTTAACACAGTGGTTCCCAAAGTggagcacatgccccacagggggctCAATTTGATTtgtaaggggggcaatttgagaatgagttattaaccaTGAATTGTTTGCACTTCTTATGGTTCTAgaggcctcatatacagtatataaatatatcttgtgacatatttatgcattttagtTCTCTATTACTTGTTTTGAAActgtatttgctatttttttcatatcacatcatattattttttaaaacaatttcttagtgatttcttcctcagcacTTCAACTGAccttttgctcttttatttttctctttcatgggtgccttgttctttggaagcttgtttagaccaagttaatggccttttaggcttcctccacgtgaataggagttcactttttgaataataagaattctatgtcacgcgggggtggggggggggaagcatcaggatgttagagatgcttaggtggggcctggccaaagaaaggttgggaaccactgctctaacagaAGTCTACATGCTTGCACGTAAAGAAAGTGGATCTACATACTTCTGCCTGAGTACCCAGACAGGGTGCCAGGTAGGGAGAGTGAAGAGAGAACTAGATAGAATATAGGGTGCCTGCTATGCACTGAACTgtttcccccaaattcatatactGATGCCCTACCCGCCAATGTGACTGGATTTGGAGATAGGACCTTCATCAAAGAGGTGTTTAAAGTTAAATGGAGTCATAGGATGGGGCCCTAGTCCCATATGACTGGTGCCCTTAataggagaagagagagacaccaggggtgcacacacacaggggagaGGCCCCGTGAGGGCACAGCAACAGGACGGCCATCTGCGACCCAGCGCGAGGGGCCtcaggaggaaccaggcctgccgGCACCTGGGTCCTGGACTCCCAGCCTTCAGAGCTGTAGGAAACTCAAGTTCTGTGTCTAAGCCGCCccgtctgtggtattttgttatgagaGCCTGAGCAAGAGGGTGGCAAGAGGGGAAAGAAACGTACAGTGGACAAAGGCGGGCTTATTTGATGGATTTTCTAAGAGTGCTTACCCTCTGGAACTTAAAAGGAAAGATATCTAGGTTCTTTGTAAGGAAAATTTGATTGTAAAAGTAAACTTTACATTTTCTTGCTCACTGCGTGCCCCTTTCATTTCCTGTTGCCCATCCCCGTTGGTGCATGTCTGAGTCCACGCAGCTTCTGTAATGTAAGTGGGCAACATTGCTCGGACATTTTTTGAGTGGCAAGCTCAAATTCAAACCAAAGCCTTACTGAATAGTGAAGCTTCTCCGAGTTTTTAGAGCCAGACTTACATCCGGTGACAGTCACCATCCGTTACGTGTATAAGGCAGAAACCGCGGTTTCTTCAGCATGCCTCCTGGCTCGTGCACCAGTTTGGTCTGGGTGTTTCGGGAGGCACCACTGAGGACGAAAGCACAGGGAGGGGTCTGATGGACAGTTGGCTGGATTCAGAGAGGGTCAGTCTTCAAATAGATAACAATGTACGAAGGGAAGTTTACAAATACTGCAAACGAAGGGAAGTTTACAAATACTGCATTTTGTTGGTCTGGAATGAGCTGAAGTTGTATTTGCTTTCCATAATGCGCACAAAAGCAGTGGTCGCCTGGAAGGCTTGTATTGCAGGTGCCGGACCCTGTCTCCGTGTCCCCGGGTCTGCCTGAGACTTGTTGCTGGGCGGTAGCAGAGGCCACCCGGGAGAGCTGCTGCTAACAGACAGGGTGCTTCCCGGTGGTGCGTTGCACACGCTCCTCAGAGGAAAACATAATGAAGCCTGCTGATGTCTAGCAAGCGGGAGGCGGCATGAGCTAGAACCCCCTCGCCCCTCGCAGGATGAAGGCAGAGGGTGGAACGCCCCGGTGCTTGAGAGAACTGGGAAAGGCAGGCGGTGGAAATGCTGCTGGAACTCAGCCTGTACGATTTCGTTCTGCTTCATCGAGGTGACCCTTTCTAGTTGGGATTGTCTGTGCTGCCCTGCTGGAGGATGGGGTAGCAATTGGCTCAGCAAATACGGGGGAGGGGGCGTGTGTTTGCCCAGAACTGAACGCTCTCACCGTGATTACCCCTCGGCCTTCGTGTGGATTCTGGGATGAGATAGGAGGGTATGGCTCTGAAGGACACATGGATTTCAATAAAAATCCCATCCAAGTGCTAGGTTAGAAAGGGGGCAGTGTGCCACCACAGTGAATAACAGCCTCTGTGAGGCCAGGAGGGCCA is a genomic window of Eptesicus fuscus isolate TK198812 chromosome 4, DD_ASM_mEF_20220401, whole genome shotgun sequence containing:
- the ANKS4B gene encoding ankyrin repeat and SAM domain-containing protein 4B, which gives rise to MSSRYHQAASDSYLELLKEATRRDLNLSDEDGMTPTLLAAYHGNLEALEIICSRGGDPDRCDIWGNTPLHYAASNGHAHCVSFLINFGANIFALDNDFQSPLDAAAGREQNECVALLDTAATAQNIMNPKKVARLKEQAQKNARRQVRECERLQQKHQNKMARTYTKQEAGTLSRSSLPDASAPGMFGSLSKGIKGTFKIQFRKNKGAAEQGGQGCPNGQRNVMQVFSEEEEDTFSGESREKLSAEDSCAQHESILSRPGLGNIVFKRNRMVSPEDMSDDKRELGFKVSSELFQRQGAAQPEEAEAGEEGDENSWEDALPWDEDVVEWEEDVVDATPLEVFLQSHHLEQFLPFFMREQIDLEALLLCSDEDLQSIQMQLGPRKKVLNAINRRKQVLQQPGPLVDTSL